TGGCGTTGTTTGGAGGAAAGCAATCGTTGTGCGCACTCGTTAGCTTCCTGGCTAACTCTTTCTTTCCACATAGCTCACATCAATCCACACACTTCTAAAGTTGCGCTGCTCAGAAGGCCGCCTGACGCGTGGCGGCAAAACAGCTCCTGCGGGTTCAAGTGAGTTGGCGCCTCTCCGTGACGATTCTCGTGATCAATCTCAAAATGCGAAATCAGTGGAAACGCAACGGTCATATTTTTGTCACTTGCGTGACTGCCGTGTACACTTTGTCCGCGTCAACATAATGACACCGTCTTATTTTTGTCCACAGCCCGGCGAAGTCACTCAACATTCTGCACCACCTTTTGAAAAAGCTGACAAAGTAAGTCGCTAACAGCGCACGACGTTGAAAAGACAACAAAGGCTTGAGATTGTTCATACTTGGCCCCACTCGTTATTTGTAACATATTTTCATGAACTCTTTTCATATCATTCATATAACCaacctggggggaaaaaatgacaatACTTAGACCAGACCTCCTTGTTGTTAGCGCTAGCTAGAAGGCCATCTGATCCACCAACCTTATCGACCGCTAAAATTGTCAGTCGACGGTCGCTGTGGCATTGACAGAAATCAAACCACTTCTCACTTGATAGAGACATTAAAACGGAGCCGTTTGTTGGCAAGCTCTCTGATCATGATCATTTCCGGACCATTATGCTTTCAGTGCTATGATATTGAGCGTTTggtaaaaatacatttgtggatgtaattcatatttaatgaattggactaAGTAGTTTGAGAAACTTTCCCAAGTGCCTTCACACGTTTCCTCTCTTCTATCAGTGAGTGATAGCCAAACAAAATGCAGAGTGAAGGTCTCAACCCGTACGGTTTtcgtggtatttttttttttcttttaaaaccaTTGGATGAATTCTAAACTGTACACCGATGAGGCCATTTGACTTTGGCGGTTTCACTGTTTATCGTTAACGTTATCATTGAGGGTTGGGCTTGTGCTCCGATAGGTCTGCGCGTTGTCCATACAGTACGTTCTGTTTGAAAATGATAAAGTTCACTCCGGTCCCGACACCTTCAGACGTAGTTAGAGCTGCGACGCAGGTTTATTGCAATTGCGCAACGCACAATAGACAATAGACAAAGCACATTCCCCCACATTCCACTCACCGGATGAAATCACGCTGAATGCATTGACACGCCTTCTGTGACGCAATGTGTGTTTGTAGAATGGAAGAAGGGCAATACCTGATCACCCACAAACCAGGGGAGCCTTTTGTCACTTTCCTAAAAGTGACCGACGAGAAAGTGTGTCGAACCGCTTACGACTTGCACCGAGTCCACGGCCGTCTCCCCCGGCCTCCCGAAAATGGCCCCGTGCCGTGGATACCCGTGGATCCCACCGTGGTGCTGCCCTTCCACAAAAAGCACGGGCGAGTCCCCTGCACCTTTCCCCCGCAATCTGTgccacaggtaaaaaaaaaatacaaatcgcACGTGCTCTCAATGCTCTCGACCAAGCATTTTTAAGACTGGCTGAACCAGAGCCAATGCTGCATTCCTGCAAGTGCAGAACCAACAAGCAGGACAAAAGAAAGCATTGCAGTGTGAAATACTCATTGACGGTCATTTCACGACTGACGCAAAGTCGACTCAAAAATGGTCAATCTTGTTTGAATATCTGATGGTGCAGGATTTAAAAATCCTAAAAGCATTTGTCCTGTTGTTACTGTGCTTGCGGCAGGCTTCGATCGATGCAAATGCGGCAGGGGCGGCGGCGGGCAAGCCAggagggaagaagaagaagaaaaaaaagaaaaaaaactactacTCAGCAAATCGCAACACTTCCATTCAAAAAGTCctccagcatccattttaagATCTCGCAGCACGTTATATGCGAGATACTCCATGCTCAAACCCTCAAAGTAGTTTCTAGGTTTTCTAAAGCAGCCATGATTGTATATTTTCTCAGTTGTGCTTTTCTAAAATGGAAGCCCAATAAAGTTGCAAACCTGAGGGTCACCTGATTAGATCAGAGATTATTCATCAGAAGTGAGTAGCTTCAGGATCAACGTTGCAGTGGCTGCTTGTCCAACTGGGTGGAGTCACAAGTGGgtggaaagaggaggaggaggaggaggaggaggtgaaaGGGGAAGTCCTCTCCGTGTCAGCCGCACTGGCGTTCCAGCTCCACACCCAAAACTGCGACACATCAGCGGGACTCCTTCGTATTGTGCCAACTTCTACAAGTTAGGTAAGTTTCATTGTTGTGACTTGACACGCTGCTGCTGAAAACTTACCAGCTTTGTCATGTTTAAAACCTTGAGGGGGATAAAAGTTGCTGATTCATGGCCTATCTTGAATTGCTTGTGCCAATGTTTTGTTTCCCGTGTTCAGGAATAATCGAGCCCACCTCACAAAATGGGTCCGCATGTGTGACCGCTGTGTGATTTCATACTGCCGTCCAGGGCGTGTCCGTTCACTGCATGTGTGTCAATGAATAGCAAGTCGCTTCTAATTGCATTGACCGGGAACGCACATATGTGTCCTTTATTGCTCCATTATGGGGATGGCTGTAGAAGAATGTGATTACATCAGTAGAATAAACAAAAGGTGGCCTCGGTGATGGGGTTCACTCATTCATGATCACATGATGTGTCCATTTTTGCAGGGCAGTCAAAATGGCGATGGTGGCTGAATTCCTGGGGCAACTGTCCCTTGAGGCTGAGGTCAAGTCAAAAAGATTTTTTACATGACCACATCTTTTATTAAATCGACTaacgtgtttgtttgtttttcttcacccCACAGTCCCATGAACCGAAATACCCCACTGTGACCCCTGCGTTGGACTTTGACCCTGAAAAAGATGCTGCGAGGATAGAGACAGCTATCAAAACGAAAGGCAAGATACATTGTGGATATTACTGTTGAATAAATGCAGCTGACGTTTCTCTGTACAAACTGTCTGTGAGTCAGCATCAtggctttaaaaacaaaaacactttttggGAAGCGGTCCAGTTCGGTGACCTCAGCGCTGCCAGAGCGCTGTGCAAAATACTGGAAGCTCCTGGTAATGGTGAACAAGACCTCCATTTTGTTAGCATGGCACTACTTTGTCATTTGTTCCTGCAAAAGTTTTAAAGGTGCTGTAGTTGCATTTTTTCGACTGCTCAAGGAAACCAAACAAAACTTTTCTGTCCTTCAGGTGTGGACGAACAGACAATCATTGACGTCCTAACAAAGCGGACGTACCCTCAGAGGAGGGAAATTGCATTTGCTTATGAAAAGAGAGCAAAGAAGGTGTGTATGTTTCCTGTTGCTGTTTGTCGACTTCCAGAAAATTGGCTGAATGGCTTATCCTCACTAAAGTGACGCGGTTTTTCTTTCAGGACATGATCTCAGCTCTGAAGGGGGCGCTGTCGGGCTCCGTGGAATCAGTCATACTTGGTCTGATGAAGAGCACGTCCCAGTATGATGCCTCAGAGATCAGAGGATCCATTAAGGTACACAATGGGCCACAATATTAAGCCAGCCTGCCAGCAGGCTCATTTCCAGAGCCgcactgccctcttgtggtgaGAGCGCAGAATGCAGCCTTTTACATATTGTATGTCTTGTGACTTTTGGTGGACTTGTGTTTCAGGGCCTCGGCACTGATGAGGAAACACTCATCGAGATTCTGTGTTCCCGCAGCAACGCCGAGCTGCAGGAGATCAAGAAAGTCTACAAGGAGTGTGAGTAAGAATGAACTAGAAGTAGCCAGCCATCATTTCTGCAACACCTCGCTTGCCATCTAAAATGGAAGCCTTTCCGCAGTATTCAAGAAGGACCTGGATAAAGACGTAGCAGGTGACACTTCTGGAAACTTTGCAAAGCTGCTGCTGGCTCTGGTTCAGGTGCGCTCTAACACTTTGCCGTCATAATTCGGACATGGAATCATGCCAACCTTCATCCCGTGCAGACCAAGAGAGACGAGCCGTCCTCTGTGGTGGACTACGAGAAGATTGACGACGATGCCAGAGTGAGTTGCGTCCACACTTGATCAAATCCTCGCATGTAAAAgttgggatttattttttttacacttgcgGTGCATTTCTATTAAAACGCCCTTGATTGCTAACCGCATGGCATTTACCGATCCAACCCAGAAACTGTATGACGCCGGCGTGAAGGTCAGAGGAACGGATGTGGCCACCTGGATCTCCATCATGACGGAGAGGAGCGTCCCGCACCTGCAAAGAGGTTCGGCGGATGCCGCAATGcgtctttttgttttgtcaacaTCAAGCAGCGTATGTTTCCTCTGCAGTGTTTCAGAGGTACAAGAGTTACAGCCCCTACGATATGCAGGAAAGCATCATGAAGGAAGTCAAAGGAGACCTCCAGAGGTCCTTCCTGGTTCTAGGTACTTGAGATTTTCATCTAATACAAAACTGGCATGATTACTTCTatggtgatttattttttttgcctttttttctca
The window above is part of the Syngnathus typhle isolate RoL2023-S1 ecotype Sweden linkage group LG7, RoL_Styp_1.0, whole genome shotgun sequence genome. Proteins encoded here:
- the anxa2a gene encoding annexin A2a, with the translated sequence MAMVAEFLGQLSLEAESHEPKYPTVTPALDFDPEKDAARIETAIKTKGVDEQTIIDVLTKRTYPQRREIAFAYEKRAKKDMISALKGALSGSVESVILGLMKSTSQYDASEIRGSIKGLGTDEETLIEILCSRSNAELQEIKKVYKELFKKDLDKDVAGDTSGNFAKLLLALVQTKRDEPSSVVDYEKIDDDARKLYDAGVKVRGTDVATWISIMTERSVPHLQRVFQRYKSYSPYDMQESIMKEVKGDLQRSFLVLVQSFENKQLFFANKLHDAMKSKGAKEKVVSRIIVSRCEVDLKKICSEYKAHHGQSLQKTIMEHTKGDYQKVLLGLCGPED